The proteins below are encoded in one region of Microbacterium pygmaeum:
- the ilvN gene encoding acetolactate synthase small subunit yields MSSHVLSLLVEDKPGLLTRVAGLFARRGFNIESLAVGVTEVPGLSRITVVVDVDELPLEQVTKQLNKLINVIKIVELDMSSSVQREHVLVKIRADNATRSNVLEVVNLFRGSVVDYSPDALVVELTGDKGKVEAFLRAVDPFGIRELAQSGLLAIGRGGKSITERVLRAS; encoded by the coding sequence ATGTCCAGTCATGTGCTGAGCCTCCTGGTCGAGGACAAGCCCGGTCTGCTGACTCGCGTCGCGGGGCTGTTCGCGCGCCGCGGATTCAACATCGAGTCGCTTGCCGTCGGTGTGACGGAGGTGCCCGGTCTTTCGCGGATCACCGTGGTCGTCGACGTCGATGAATTGCCGCTCGAGCAGGTGACCAAGCAGCTGAACAAGCTGATCAACGTCATCAAGATCGTCGAGCTGGACATGTCCTCGTCGGTGCAGCGCGAGCATGTGCTCGTGAAGATCCGCGCCGACAACGCCACGCGTTCGAATGTGCTCGAGGTCGTGAATCTGTTCCGCGGCTCCGTCGTCGACTACTCGCCGGATGCCCTGGTCGTGGAACTGACCGGCGACAAGGGGAAGGTCGAGGCGTTCCTGCGCGCGGTCGACCCCTTCGGCATCAGAGAGCTCGCGCAATCCGGCCTGCTCGCCATCGGGCGCGGCGGCAAATCCATCACCGAACGCGTGCTGCGCGCCAGCTGA
- a CDS encoding bacitracin resistance protein, with the protein MRRTALPVWLVATIAGLFGLFYAFVVWTALGFLLQQAQGVVGLTGYGWFVLILPVVFPLVVFAGAFAIAWRRSALPLVLTLLTGLALVAVFWLNILAYAAASPGLYVA; encoded by the coding sequence GTGCGGCGCACAGCACTGCCGGTATGGCTCGTGGCCACGATCGCCGGTCTGTTCGGACTGTTCTACGCCTTCGTCGTGTGGACCGCGCTCGGCTTCCTGCTCCAGCAGGCCCAGGGAGTCGTGGGCCTCACCGGCTACGGCTGGTTCGTCCTGATCCTGCCCGTGGTGTTCCCGCTGGTCGTGTTCGCCGGGGCGTTCGCGATCGCCTGGCGGCGATCAGCCCTGCCGCTGGTACTGACACTGCTCACCGGACTCGCGCTGGTCGCGGTGTTCTGGCTCAACATCCTGGCCTACGCGGCGGCCTCGCCCGGGCTGTACGTCGCCTGA
- a CDS encoding TetR/AcrR family transcriptional regulator, producing MSRPPHARESVLDAFEAILISDGERSATMDATARAAGVSKGGLLYHFGSKDALEAGVLERLGALVDLDIEKITTAEEGAVSYFLRSSVMQNDPLDRVIIATSRLAQGGSAAASAALREIRVRWEDALRPHVKDATALDLVMLVSDGLYFNNALQGGSIPGPVPSGAELDALIVMVESATLR from the coding sequence ATGAGCCGCCCCCCGCACGCCCGTGAGAGCGTGCTCGACGCGTTCGAGGCGATCCTCATCAGCGACGGCGAGCGTTCGGCCACGATGGATGCCACCGCGCGCGCCGCGGGCGTCTCCAAAGGCGGGCTGCTCTACCACTTCGGCTCGAAGGACGCCCTGGAGGCCGGTGTGCTCGAGCGCCTCGGTGCCCTCGTCGACCTGGACATCGAGAAGATCACGACGGCCGAGGAGGGCGCGGTCAGCTACTTCCTGCGCTCGTCCGTGATGCAGAACGACCCGCTCGACCGGGTCATCATCGCCACCTCTCGTCTGGCCCAGGGCGGCAGTGCAGCCGCCAGCGCGGCCCTTCGCGAGATCCGTGTGCGGTGGGAGGACGCCCTGCGGCCGCATGTGAAGGACGCCACCGCGCTGGACCTGGTCATGCTCGTCAGCGACGGCCTGTACTTCAACAACGCACTGCAGGGCGGTTCGATCCCCGGACCGGTCCCCAGCGGCGCGGAGCTGGACGCACTGATCGTCATGGTCGAGAGCGCGACGCTGCGCTGA
- the ilvC gene encoding ketol-acid reductoisomerase — MAELFYDNDADLSLIQSKKVAIVGYGSQGHAHAQNLRDSGVEVAIALKDGSKSTAKAQEDGFEVLSVADATDWADVIMILAPDQHQRGIYTDSIKDKLTPGKTLAFAHGFNIRFGYIDAPEGVDVILIAPKAPGHTVRREFVAGRGIPDIIAVERDASGQAWDLALSYAKAIGGTRAGVIKTTFTEETETDLFGEQSVLCGGTSQLVQYGFETLVEAGYQPEIAYFEVLHELKLIVDLMWEGGIAKQRWSVSDTAEYGDYVSGPRVIDPHVKDNMKAVLADIQSGAFAERFIGDQDAGAPEFLELRAKGAAHPIEATGKELRALFAWKQQDSDYTEGSAAR, encoded by the coding sequence ATGGCCGAACTCTTCTACGACAACGACGCCGACCTGTCGCTCATCCAGAGCAAGAAGGTCGCGATCGTCGGCTACGGCTCGCAGGGCCACGCCCATGCCCAGAACCTCCGCGACTCGGGCGTCGAGGTCGCGATCGCGCTCAAGGACGGCTCGAAGTCGACCGCGAAGGCCCAGGAGGACGGCTTCGAGGTCCTCTCCGTCGCCGACGCCACCGACTGGGCGGACGTCATCATGATCCTCGCGCCGGACCAGCACCAGCGCGGCATCTACACCGACAGCATCAAGGACAAGCTGACGCCCGGCAAGACGCTCGCCTTTGCGCACGGCTTCAACATCCGCTTCGGCTACATCGATGCGCCCGAGGGCGTCGATGTGATCCTCATCGCCCCGAAGGCCCCCGGCCACACCGTGCGTCGCGAGTTCGTCGCCGGCCGCGGCATCCCCGACATCATCGCTGTCGAGCGCGACGCGTCCGGTCAGGCGTGGGACCTCGCGCTGTCGTACGCGAAGGCCATCGGCGGCACGCGCGCCGGTGTCATCAAGACGACCTTCACCGAAGAGACCGAGACCGATCTGTTCGGTGAGCAGTCGGTGCTCTGCGGTGGCACCTCGCAGCTCGTCCAGTACGGCTTTGAGACCCTCGTGGAGGCGGGTTATCAGCCCGAGATCGCCTATTTCGAGGTGCTGCACGAGCTCAAGCTGATTGTCGACCTCATGTGGGAGGGCGGCATCGCCAAGCAGCGCTGGTCGGTCTCCGACACGGCCGAGTACGGCGACTACGTCTCCGGGCCGCGCGTCATCGACCCGCACGTCAAGGACAACATGAAGGCCGTTCTCGCCGACATCCAGTCGGGTGCGTTCGCAGAGCGCTTCATCGGCGACCAGGATGCCGGAGCGCCCGAGTTCCTCGAGCTGCGCGCAAAGGGTGCGGCGCACCCCATCGAGGCCACCGGCAAGGAACTGCGCGCCCTCTTCGCGTGGAAGCAGCAGGACTCGGATTACACCGAGGGCTCCGCCGCCCGCTAG
- a CDS encoding DNA polymerase III subunit gamma/tau produces the protein MSPGRDDDALAWDGDDDPTLDVGVAVPHTATPSTAKPNTDAEPPALPDGFSAVGKGSAEVGRIAADGSVSMPGDRVPMGNAALISIGVLGGVYLLYGIGWLIGAGRLSLVAALFLDPIAFQITVGLAILAPPIWFITVFLMTRGAKAWIRFTLLAVGVVVLVPWPFVLAGAAL, from the coding sequence ATGAGCCCCGGCAGAGACGACGACGCCCTCGCATGGGATGGTGACGACGACCCCACGCTCGACGTCGGTGTCGCAGTGCCGCACACCGCAACGCCGAGCACGGCGAAGCCGAACACGGATGCCGAGCCGCCGGCACTCCCGGACGGCTTCAGCGCTGTGGGAAAAGGGAGCGCGGAGGTCGGGCGCATCGCCGCGGACGGCAGTGTCTCGATGCCCGGCGATCGCGTGCCGATGGGCAACGCGGCGCTGATCAGTATCGGCGTGCTCGGCGGGGTGTACCTTCTGTACGGGATCGGATGGCTGATCGGTGCGGGACGCCTCTCGCTCGTGGCCGCACTGTTCCTGGATCCGATCGCCTTCCAGATCACCGTCGGGCTGGCGATCCTGGCCCCGCCGATCTGGTTCATCACGGTGTTCCTGATGACCCGTGGCGCGAAGGCGTGGATCCGATTCACGCTGCTGGCGGTCGGGGTGGTCGTGCTGGTGCCATGGCCCTTCGTCCTGGCCGGAGCGGCGCTGTGA
- a CDS encoding branched-chain amino acid aminotransferase, whose protein sequence is MTLIGIDPDTGLAPLEFAVTKNLAAKSPAQRDEILQNPGFGQSFTDHMVDICWSVGGGWHRPRVQPYGPITLDPAAAVLHYGQEIFEGIKAYRHADGSVHTFRPDQNGRRLQRSARRLALPELPVSYFIQSLQELIAVDGAWVPSGEDQSLYLRPFMFAKEAFLGVRPAHKVNYYVIASPAGAYFKGGVQPVSIWLSEDYARAGKGGTGAAKTGGNYAASLLPQAEAYENECDQVVFLDSDGNVEELGGMNVVFVYKDGTVVTPESPSILEGITRDSILQLARDRGHKVEGRPVSLAEWRSGVASGDIVEVFACGTAAVVTPIGVLKGKDFFDEQPLGTLALELRQELTDIQYGRAEDKHGWLLRLDA, encoded by the coding sequence ATGACCCTCATCGGAATCGACCCCGACACCGGACTCGCACCGCTCGAGTTCGCCGTGACCAAGAATCTCGCCGCGAAGAGCCCCGCGCAGCGCGACGAGATCCTGCAGAACCCCGGCTTCGGACAGAGCTTCACCGACCACATGGTCGATATCTGCTGGTCGGTGGGCGGCGGCTGGCATCGCCCGCGCGTCCAGCCCTACGGTCCGATCACGCTCGACCCCGCCGCCGCGGTGCTGCACTACGGGCAGGAGATCTTCGAGGGGATCAAGGCCTACCGTCACGCCGACGGCTCGGTGCACACCTTCCGCCCCGATCAGAACGGTCGTCGCCTGCAGCGGTCCGCGCGCCGGCTCGCCCTCCCCGAACTCCCGGTGTCGTACTTCATCCAGTCGCTGCAGGAGCTCATCGCCGTCGACGGCGCCTGGGTTCCGAGCGGCGAGGACCAGAGCCTGTACCTGCGTCCGTTCATGTTCGCCAAGGAGGCGTTCCTGGGGGTCCGGCCCGCGCATAAGGTCAACTACTACGTCATCGCCTCACCCGCCGGAGCGTACTTCAAGGGCGGCGTCCAGCCCGTCTCCATCTGGTTGAGCGAGGACTACGCGCGCGCCGGCAAGGGCGGAACGGGTGCAGCCAAGACCGGCGGCAACTACGCCGCCTCGCTGCTCCCGCAGGCCGAGGCGTACGAGAACGAGTGCGACCAGGTGGTCTTCCTCGACTCGGACGGCAACGTGGAAGAGCTCGGGGGCATGAACGTCGTCTTCGTCTACAAGGACGGGACTGTCGTCACGCCCGAGTCGCCGTCGATCCTCGAGGGCATCACCCGCGACTCGATCCTGCAGCTGGCGCGCGACCGCGGCCACAAGGTGGAGGGTCGCCCGGTCTCGCTCGCCGAATGGCGTTCCGGCGTGGCATCCGGCGACATCGTCGAGGTGTTCGCCTGCGGAACAGCGGCGGTCGTGACACCGATCGGTGTGCTCAAGGGCAAGGACTTCTTCGACGAGCAGCCGCTGGGCACGCTCGCCCTGGAGCTTCGTCAGGAGCTCACCGACATCCAGTACGGTCGCGCCGAGGACAAGCACGGCTGGCTGTTGCGCCTGGATGCCTGA
- a CDS encoding MFS transporter, whose amino-acid sequence MTSTLTQDLALADAASRRVDWRGWAALVVLMLPVLLVSVDNTVLSFALPQIALDLEPTATQQLWIIDSYPLVLASLLVTMGVLGDRFGRRRMLLIGAAGFGAVSALAAFAPSAEWLIAARALMGVFGAMLMPSTLSLLRSIFTDRDQRRMAIAIWASAFSAGAALGPVVGGILLEHFAWGSVFLMAVPVLVPLLILVPLLVPESRDPHPGRFDPTSVVLSLATMVPIVYAIKEFAVHGLESVLPPLLVVAGAVFGWLFVRRQNRLDDPMLDMRLFRRATFSGSVLVNLLSVVGLVGFLYFVAQHLQLIVGLSPLEAGLALVPGLLAMIVAGIGVVPIAKRVAPRIVVPVALCFSILGYVLVAVAASTGILPLLIGAFVALGVGIGAAETVSNELILASAPPAKAGAASAVSETAYELGAVLGTTIIGGLLAAFYRANLVLPADLPAAAAEAARETLAGAVAASHTIDVTLGQALRDAAAHAFDAGVGVTALIGAGLIVIAAVIAALTLGGTPRREPAEH is encoded by the coding sequence ATGACTTCGACACTCACGCAAGATCTCGCGCTGGCCGATGCGGCGAGCAGACGCGTCGACTGGCGCGGCTGGGCCGCGCTCGTCGTGCTCATGCTGCCGGTGCTGCTGGTCTCAGTCGACAACACCGTGCTCAGTTTCGCGCTGCCGCAGATCGCCCTGGACCTCGAGCCGACCGCCACGCAGCAGCTGTGGATCATCGATTCGTATCCGCTGGTGCTCGCCAGCCTGCTGGTGACGATGGGCGTGCTGGGCGACCGGTTCGGACGCCGGCGGATGCTGCTCATCGGCGCCGCCGGGTTCGGTGCCGTCTCGGCGCTGGCCGCATTCGCCCCGAGTGCTGAGTGGCTGATCGCTGCGCGCGCGCTGATGGGCGTCTTCGGCGCGATGCTGATGCCCTCGACGCTCTCGCTGCTGCGCAGCATCTTCACCGACCGCGATCAGCGACGGATGGCGATCGCGATCTGGGCGTCGGCGTTCTCCGCCGGTGCCGCGCTGGGACCCGTCGTCGGGGGAATACTCCTCGAGCACTTCGCCTGGGGTTCGGTGTTCCTGATGGCGGTGCCGGTCCTCGTGCCGCTGCTGATCCTCGTGCCGCTGCTGGTGCCGGAGAGCCGCGACCCTCACCCCGGTCGCTTCGATCCGACGAGCGTCGTGCTGTCCTTGGCCACGATGGTGCCGATCGTCTACGCGATCAAGGAGTTCGCGGTGCACGGGCTCGAGAGCGTCCTGCCCCCGTTGCTGGTGGTGGCCGGTGCCGTCTTCGGCTGGCTGTTCGTCCGCCGCCAGAACCGCCTCGACGATCCGATGCTCGACATGCGGCTGTTCCGCCGCGCGACCTTCTCCGGTTCGGTGCTGGTCAACCTTCTGAGTGTCGTCGGCCTCGTGGGCTTCCTGTACTTCGTCGCGCAGCACCTGCAGCTCATCGTGGGGCTGTCGCCACTGGAAGCCGGGCTCGCGCTGGTGCCCGGCCTGCTCGCCATGATCGTCGCCGGCATCGGGGTGGTGCCGATCGCCAAGCGCGTCGCGCCGAGGATCGTCGTCCCGGTCGCGCTCTGCTTCTCGATCCTGGGGTACGTGCTGGTGGCGGTTGCGGCGAGCACCGGCATCCTGCCGCTGCTGATCGGCGCCTTCGTCGCGCTGGGTGTCGGCATCGGTGCCGCCGAGACCGTTTCGAACGAGCTGATCCTCGCGAGCGCCCCGCCGGCCAAGGCGGGGGCGGCGAGCGCTGTCTCCGAGACCGCCTACGAGCTGGGCGCGGTCCTGGGAACGACGATCATCGGCGGTCTCCTGGCGGCCTTCTACCGGGCGAATCTCGTGCTGCCGGCCGATCTGCCGGCAGCGGCGGCGGAGGCGGCTCGCGAGACGCTCGCCGGGGCTGTCGCGGCCTCGCACACCATCGATGTGACGCTCGGACAGGCACTGCGCGATGCCGCGGCTCATGCGTTCGATGCGGGAGTCGGCGTCACGGCGCTGATCGGCGCAGGGCTCATCGTCATCGCGGCGGTGATCGCCGCACTCACCCTCGGCGGCACGCCGCGCCGGGAGCCCGCCGAGCACTGA
- a CDS encoding oxygenase MpaB family protein translates to MATVKDRWRSHLLQTLSGADDGSPQWVLEMREGLDAGYFGPGSAAWAVHGGMGTMVAGIRALLLQALHPGAMAGVHDWSRYREDPLGRLTGTIRWLVTVTFGDRATADRASAFVRGLHRRVQGEYVDADGVLRPYQASDPDLVEWVHLAFTDSFLTCHELWESPIPGGSDAYVREWATAGELIGMDAPPRTAAQLRGRLQSIADAGTLRSDERVADVVRFIRRPPLARGMMPAYRVLFAGAVASLDPLHRRMLGLGGPSPLAVPATGAVLRTIRVVLGEQSTSEQAARSRIARLEGRGSRLDASATDAAQDAA, encoded by the coding sequence ATGGCGACGGTGAAGGATCGGTGGCGGTCTCATCTGCTCCAGACCCTGTCCGGCGCCGACGACGGATCGCCGCAGTGGGTGCTGGAGATGCGCGAGGGGCTCGACGCGGGATACTTCGGTCCGGGTTCGGCCGCGTGGGCGGTGCACGGGGGCATGGGGACGATGGTCGCCGGCATCCGCGCGCTGCTGCTGCAGGCGCTGCACCCCGGTGCCATGGCGGGCGTGCACGACTGGTCGCGCTACCGCGAAGACCCGCTCGGCCGGCTCACGGGCACCATCCGGTGGCTGGTCACCGTCACGTTCGGCGATCGAGCCACAGCGGACCGTGCGAGCGCGTTCGTTCGCGGACTGCATCGGCGGGTGCAGGGCGAGTACGTCGACGCGGACGGCGTGCTGCGGCCGTATCAGGCCAGCGACCCCGACCTGGTGGAGTGGGTGCATCTGGCGTTCACCGACTCGTTCCTGACCTGTCATGAGCTGTGGGAGTCGCCGATCCCCGGCGGCTCGGACGCCTACGTGCGCGAGTGGGCGACGGCGGGCGAACTGATCGGCATGGACGCGCCGCCGCGCACCGCCGCCCAGCTGCGCGGCCGCCTCCAGTCGATTGCGGACGCCGGCACACTCAGATCCGATGAGCGCGTCGCGGACGTCGTGCGGTTCATCCGCAGACCGCCGCTGGCCAGGGGCATGATGCCCGCCTACCGCGTCCTGTTCGCGGGCGCAGTGGCATCCCTCGACCCGCTCCACCGCCGGATGCTGGGACTCGGCGGCCCGTCCCCGTTGGCCGTCCCGGCCACCGGCGCCGTGCTGCGCACGATACGGGTGGTGCTGGGCGAGCAGTCCACCTCCGAACAGGCGGCCCGCTCGCGGATCGCGCGGCTCGAGGGCCGAGGCAGCCGCCTCGATGCCTCCGCGACCGACGCAGCCCAGGACGCCGCCTGA
- the serA gene encoding phosphoglycerate dehydrogenase produces MTKPVVLIAEELSPATIDALGPDFDVRQVDGTDRPALLSALSGAQAVLVRSATKIDAEAIAAAPNLKVVARAGVGLDNVDIKAATTAGVMVVNAPTSNIISAAELTIGHILSLARHIPSAHASLADGQWKRSAYTGTELFEKTVGIVGLGRIGALIAERLRAFGVRVVGYDPYVTPTRAQQLQVELLSFDEVLRQSDFVTVHMPKTPETTGMIGAEQLALMKPTAFVINVARGGLIDEDALRDALASGVIAGAGLDVFTSEPPAADSSASRLLDLPNVVVTPHLGASTDEAQEKAGVSVARSVKLALEGDLVPDAVNVAGGIIDPFVRPGIALVEKLGQFFTGLAHAAVTSLDIEVRGELAAYDVSVYRLAALKGILTNVVSENVSYVNAPLFAEQRGIETRLIVDTESPLYRNLTVLRGTLADGSVLEIAGTLAGTRMVPKVVGINGYEIEVPFEQYHIVMRYADRPGIVAIYGQRLGDARINIAGLQVAHPDASGRALSVLTVDSPVPDEMLAELRDAVQADLFRQIEITEP; encoded by the coding sequence GTGACGAAGCCCGTCGTGCTCATCGCCGAAGAACTCTCACCCGCCACGATCGACGCCCTGGGACCGGACTTCGATGTCCGCCAGGTCGACGGAACCGACCGTCCGGCGCTGCTGTCGGCGCTCTCCGGCGCGCAGGCCGTGCTGGTGCGCTCGGCCACGAAGATCGACGCCGAGGCGATCGCCGCCGCGCCGAACCTGAAGGTCGTCGCCCGTGCCGGCGTTGGCTTGGACAACGTCGACATCAAGGCGGCCACCACCGCCGGCGTGATGGTCGTCAACGCCCCGACCTCCAACATCATCTCGGCTGCCGAGCTGACGATCGGGCACATCCTGAGCCTGGCACGGCACATCCCGAGTGCGCACGCCTCGCTCGCGGACGGCCAGTGGAAGCGCAGCGCCTACACCGGCACGGAGCTGTTCGAGAAGACCGTGGGCATCGTGGGCCTCGGCCGGATCGGGGCCCTCATCGCCGAACGACTTCGCGCCTTCGGTGTGCGCGTCGTCGGCTACGACCCCTACGTGACCCCCACGCGCGCGCAGCAGTTGCAGGTAGAACTCCTCTCCTTCGACGAGGTGCTCCGCCAGAGCGATTTCGTGACCGTGCACATGCCCAAGACACCCGAGACGACCGGGATGATCGGGGCCGAACAGCTCGCGCTCATGAAGCCCACCGCGTTCGTCATCAACGTCGCACGCGGCGGGCTGATCGATGAGGACGCGCTGCGCGACGCGCTCGCCTCCGGCGTGATCGCCGGTGCCGGGCTGGATGTCTTCACCTCCGAGCCGCCGGCCGCCGATTCGAGCGCGTCGCGGCTGCTCGATCTGCCCAACGTCGTCGTCACCCCGCACCTCGGGGCGAGCACAGACGAGGCGCAGGAGAAGGCGGGGGTGTCCGTCGCACGTTCGGTGAAGCTGGCCCTCGAGGGCGATCTCGTTCCGGATGCCGTCAATGTCGCGGGCGGCATCATCGATCCGTTCGTCCGCCCGGGGATCGCGCTCGTCGAGAAGCTCGGACAGTTCTTCACCGGGCTCGCCCATGCCGCGGTGACCAGCCTCGACATCGAGGTGCGCGGGGAACTCGCCGCGTACGACGTGAGCGTGTACCGCCTCGCGGCGCTCAAGGGCATCCTGACCAACGTCGTCAGTGAGAACGTCTCCTACGTGAACGCGCCGCTGTTCGCCGAGCAGCGCGGCATCGAGACGCGACTCATCGTGGACACCGAGAGCCCGCTCTATCGCAACCTCACGGTGCTGCGCGGCACTCTGGCCGACGGATCCGTCCTCGAGATCGCCGGAACGCTGGCAGGCACCCGCATGGTTCCCAAGGTCGTCGGGATTAACGGGTACGAGATCGAGGTGCCCTTCGAGCAGTACCACATCGTCATGCGCTACGCCGATCGTCCCGGCATCGTCGCCATCTACGGACAGCGGCTGGGCGATGCGCGCATCAACATCGCCGGACTCCAGGTGGCGCATCCGGACGCGAGCGGTCGCGCCCTTTCCGTGCTGACGGTCGACTCGCCGGTACCCGACGAGATGCTCGCCGAGCTCCGGGATGCCGTTCAAGCCGACCTGTTCCGCCAGATCGAGATCACCGAGCCGTAA
- a CDS encoding fumarylacetoacetate hydrolase family protein yields the protein MRIARFSHQDAIRYGIVDDTDLVVLDGDPMFAGFDTTGERIPLGEVVLLAPVIPRSKVIAVGRNYRAHAEELGNQVPAEPMLFFKPNTSVIGPGDSIVRPPQSSFTSFEGELAVVIGSIAKNVAPERASEVVFGYTIANDVTARDLQKSDGQWARAKGFDTFCPLGPAIETDFDVAGATLETRLNGTVAQSAPLTDMIHSVADIIAYASAAFTLLPGDVILTGTPSGVGAFVAGDTIEVEISGLGTLRNTARDA from the coding sequence GTGAGGATCGCACGCTTCAGCCACCAGGACGCCATCCGCTACGGCATCGTCGATGACACCGATCTGGTCGTCCTCGACGGTGACCCGATGTTCGCAGGATTCGACACGACCGGCGAACGCATACCGCTGGGCGAGGTGGTGCTGCTGGCGCCGGTGATCCCGCGCTCGAAGGTCATCGCCGTCGGGCGCAACTATCGCGCGCACGCGGAGGAGCTCGGCAACCAGGTCCCTGCCGAGCCGATGCTGTTCTTCAAGCCGAACACGTCCGTCATCGGCCCGGGCGACTCGATCGTCCGACCGCCGCAGTCCTCCTTCACCTCGTTCGAAGGCGAACTCGCCGTGGTGATCGGCTCGATCGCGAAGAACGTGGCACCCGAACGCGCGTCCGAGGTGGTCTTCGGCTACACGATCGCCAACGACGTCACCGCCCGCGACCTGCAGAAGAGCGACGGCCAGTGGGCGCGGGCGAAGGGCTTCGACACCTTCTGCCCCCTCGGCCCGGCGATCGAGACCGACTTCGACGTGGCGGGCGCCACGCTGGAGACACGCTTGAACGGCACTGTTGCGCAGAGCGCCCCCCTCACGGACATGATCCACTCGGTCGCCGACATCATCGCGTACGCCTCCGCGGCGTTCACCCTGCTTCCCGGGGATGTCATCCTCACCGGTACGCCGTCGGGGGTCGGTGCCTTCGTCGCCGGCGACACGATCGAGGTCGAGATCTCCGGACTCGGCACGCTGCGGAACACCGCCCGCGACGCGTGA
- a CDS encoding 3-isopropylmalate dehydrogenase yields MSDAQETRTVRLAVIPGDGIGPEVIAEAEKVLDAVTDGSGIRFESTRFSLGAARYLETGDTLTDDDLAAIASHDAILLGAVGGVPGDPRLKDANIERGLLLKLRFELDHYVNLRPSKLYPGVPGPLAEPGDIDFVVVREGTEGPYVGNGGSIRRGTAHEIANETSVNTAFGVERVVRYAFALAERRRRKLTLVHKTNVLVHAGGIWKRIVDAVAQEHPDVAVDYLHVDAATIFLVTNPSRFDVLVTDNLFGDILTDLAGAVTGGIGLAASGNINPDGAFPSMFEPVHGSAPDIAGQQQADPTAAILSVALLLDHLGLADESQRVTRAVEEDIAVRGDTARSTAAIGDAIVARLRA; encoded by the coding sequence ATGTCGGACGCGCAGGAGACCAGGACCGTCAGGCTGGCCGTGATCCCGGGGGACGGCATCGGTCCCGAGGTCATCGCCGAGGCGGAGAAAGTGCTGGATGCCGTGACCGACGGCTCCGGCATCCGATTCGAGTCCACCCGCTTCTCACTGGGAGCCGCACGCTACCTCGAGACCGGTGACACGCTCACCGATGACGACCTCGCCGCCATCGCGAGCCATGACGCGATCCTCCTCGGCGCCGTGGGAGGGGTCCCAGGCGACCCACGTCTGAAGGACGCGAACATCGAGCGCGGCCTGCTGCTGAAGCTGCGGTTCGAGTTGGACCACTACGTCAACCTGCGTCCGTCGAAGCTCTACCCCGGCGTGCCGGGACCGCTCGCCGAACCCGGCGACATCGACTTCGTCGTGGTCCGCGAGGGCACCGAGGGCCCGTACGTCGGCAACGGCGGATCGATCCGGCGCGGCACTGCGCACGAGATCGCGAACGAGACATCGGTGAACACCGCGTTCGGCGTGGAGCGCGTCGTCCGCTACGCCTTCGCTCTCGCCGAGCGACGCCGCAGGAAGCTCACGCTCGTGCACAAGACGAACGTCCTGGTGCACGCCGGCGGGATCTGGAAGCGGATCGTGGATGCCGTGGCGCAGGAGCACCCGGACGTGGCCGTAGACTATCTGCACGTCGACGCGGCAACGATCTTCCTGGTCACGAACCCGTCCCGTTTCGACGTTCTCGTCACCGACAACCTCTTCGGCGACATCCTGACAGACCTGGCCGGCGCCGTCACCGGTGGCATCGGTCTCGCAGCGTCCGGGAACATCAACCCGGATGGCGCGTTCCCGTCGATGTTCGAGCCTGTTCATGGTTCAGCGCCCGACATCGCGGGGCAGCAGCAGGCCGACCCTACGGCCGCGATCCTCTCCGTCGCACTCCTGCTCGATCATCTCGGGCTCGCCGACGAATCGCAGCGCGTCACCCGCGCTGTGGAGGAGGACATCGCGGTTCGAGGCGACACGGCACGCTCCACCGCAGCAATCGGCGACGCGATCGTCGCGCGACTGCGGGCGTAA